In Labrus bergylta chromosome 1, fLabBer1.1, whole genome shotgun sequence, one genomic interval encodes:
- the myh11a gene encoding myosin-11a isoform X2, with translation MSKKAPSEDEKFLFVDKDFLNSPMAQADWSAKKLVWIPSERHGFEAASIKEEHGDEVLVELADNAKKMTVNKDDIQKMNPPKFSKVEDMAELTCLNEASVLHNIRERYFSGLIYTYSGLFCVVVNPYKMLPIYSEKIIEMYKGKKRHEVPPHIYSIADNAYRNMMQDREDQSILCTGESGAGKTENTKKVIQYLALVASSHKGKKDSSAGELEKQLLQANPILEAFGNAKTIKNDNSSRFGKFIRINFDVTGYIVGANIETYLLEKSRCIRQAKTERAFHIFYYMIAGAKDKLREELLLEPFSNYRFLSSGHVQITGQEDNELYEETMEAMNIMGLTEEERTDIMKVCSTVMQLGNIEFKKERNQEQATMPDNTAAQKVCHLQGINVTDFTRAILTPRIKVGREVVQKAQTKEQADFAIEALAKAVFERLFRWILARVNKALDKTKRQGASFLGILDIAGFEIFEDNSFEQLCINYTNEKLQQLFNHTMFILEQEEYQREGIEWNFIDFGLDLQPCIELIERPNNPPGVLALLDEECWFPKATDVSFVEKLMNTQGSHVKFAKPKQLKDKTEFSLLHYAGKVDYNATAWLTKNMDPLNDNVTTLLSNSSSQFVQDLWKDADRVVGLDTLAKMTDSSMPSGSKTKKGMFRTVGQLYKESLAKLMTTLHNTQPNFVRCIIPNHEKRAGKLDAHLVLEQLRCNGVLEGIRICRQGFPNRIVFQEFRQRYEILAANAIPKGFMDGKQACCLMIKHLDLDPNLYRIGQSKVFFRTGVLAQLEEERDLKITVVIIAFQAQARGFLARKAFAKRQQQLTAMKVIQRNCAAYLKLRNWQWWRLFTKVKPLLQVTRQEEEMSLKDEELTKAKEVALKVESELKEITLKHTSVLEERNALQEQLQAETELYAEAEEMRVRLAAKKQELEEILHEMEARLDEEEDRAQTLLLDKKKMQQQMQELEEHLEEEEDARQKLQLEKVTCEGKVKKLEDDILVMEDHNNKLLKERKLMEERIADFSTNLAEEEEKSKNLTKLKNKHESMISELEVRLKKEEKGRQELDKAKRKLEAESSDLQEQIADLQAQIADLKAQLAKKEEELQNALARLEDETAQKNNALKKIRELEGHISDLQEDLDSERAARNKAEKIKRDLGEELEALKSELEDTLDTTATQQELRAKREQEVNLLKRAIEDENRTHEAQIQEMRQKHTQSTEELTEQLEQSKRVKSNLEKAKQALEKETSELTIEVRSLAQAKQDGEHKRKKLEGQMADLQSRFNDSEKQKAELGERCNKVTIELESVTNLLNEAEGKNIKLSKDVSSLSSQLQDTQELLAEETRQKLQFSAKLRQAEDDKNSLQEQLEEETEAKRNVERHVSTLNIQLSDSKKKLEEMSGNIELLEEGKKRLQRDLEAANGQFEEKASAYDKLEKTKNRLQQELEDTLMDLDSQRQIVSNLEKKQKKFDQMLAEEKSISSKYADERDRAEAEAREKETKALSLARALDEAQDSREELERANKALRMEMEDLISSKDDVGKNVHELEKSKRGLEAQVEEMKTQLEELEDELQAAEDAKLRLEVNMQALKAQFERDLQGRDEMGEEKKRQLVKQVRELETELEDERKQKALAAGAKKKLETDIKDLEGQMETASKGRDEAIKQLRKLQAQMKDFQRELEDAHAAREEVLATAKESEKKSKSLEAELMQLQEDMAAAERARKQAEAERDELSDELASNSSGKSALAEEKRRLEAKISQLEEELEEEQGNMEIINDRLRKSTQQVDQLNNELQTERTTSQKNESARQQMERQNKELKAKLQEMENQVKSKFKSSISGLEAKVAQLEEQLEQESREKQAAAKSMRQKDKKLKDLIMQVEDERKQGEQYKDQAEKANVRMKQLKRQLEESEEESQRATAARRKLQRELDEATETNDTMSREVTSLKSKLRRGNEPSFGSTPRRIGGGRRVVEDASEEETDSQIDFNGTKAAE, from the exons AGGAGAGTCTGGTGCAGGGAAGACAGAGAACACCAAGAAGGTCATCCAGTATCTGGCTCTTGTGGCCTCCTCACATAAAGGCAAGAAGGACAGCAGTGCT GGGGAGCTGGAGAAGCAGCTTTTGCAGGCCAATCCCATTCTGGAGGCCTTTGGAAATGCCAAGACCATCAAAAATGACAACTCCTCCCGATTT GGTAAATTCATCCGTATCAACTTTGATGTGACTGGCTACATCGTTGGAGCCAATATTGAGACTT ACCTGCTGGAGAAGTCTCGCTGTATCAGACaagcaaagacagaaagagctTTCCACATCTTCTACTACATGATTGCTGGTGCTAAGGACAAACTGCGTG aggagCTTCTTTTGGAGCCATTCAGTAATTACCGCTTCCTGAGCTCAGGCCACGTTCAGATCACAGGCCAGGAAGACAATGAACTGTACGAAGAGACCATGGAGGCCATGAATATCATGGGCCTCACTGAGGAAGAGAGAACCG ATATCATGAAGGTGTGCTCCACAGTCATGCAGCTGGGAAACATTGAGTTCAAAAAAGAAAGGAATCAGGAGCAGGCCACTATGCCTGACAACACTG cCGCTCAGAAGGTCTGTCACCTACAGGGTATCAACGTGACAGACTTTACCCGTGCAATCCTCACCCCTCGTATCAAAGTGGGCAGGGAGGTGGTGCAGAAGGCTCAGACCAAAGAGCAG GCTGACTTTGCTATTGAAGCTTTGGCTAAAGCTGTGTTTGAGAGACTGTTCCGCTGGATCCTGGCCCGAGTCAACAAGGCCCTGGATAAGACCAAACGCCAGGGAGCTTCCTTCCTGGGAATACTTGACATTGCTGGCTTTGAAATCTTTGAG GACAACTCATTTGAGCAGCTGTGTATAAACTACACCAATGAGAAGCTTCAGCAGCTCTTCAACCACACCATGTTCAtcctggagcaggaggagtacCAGAGGGAGGGCATCGAGTGGAACTTCATTGACTTTGGTCTGGACCTGCAGCCCTGCATCGAGCTCATTGAGAGACCT AACAACCCTCCAGGCGTCCTGGCCCTGCTGGATGAAGAGTGTTGGTTCCCTAAagccacagatgtctcctttgTGGAGAAACTTATGAACACCCAAGGGAGCCATGTGAAATTTGCTAAGCCTAAGCAGCTGAAAGACAAGACAGAGTTTTCTCTTCTACATTATGCTGGAAAG GTGGACTATAATGCCACAGCTTGGCTGACAAAGAATATGGACCCTCTGAATGACAATGTCACAACGCTGCTCAGCAACTCCTCCAGCCAGTTTGTGCAAGACCTCTGGAAAGATG CTGACAGAGTGGTGGGTCTTGACACTTTAGCCAAGATGACAGACAGCTCCATGCCGAGCGGCTCGAAGACCAAGAAGGGGATGTTCCGCACAGTGGGACAGCTCTACAAAGAGTCTCTGGCCAAACTTATGACCACACTGCACAACACCCAGCCCAACTTTGTCAGATGCATCATCCCCAACCACGAGAAGAGG GCAGGGAAGCTGGATGCTCACCTGGTCCTAGAGCAGCTGAGGTGTAACGGTGTGTTGGAGGGGATCAGAATCTGCAGACAAGGATTTCCCAATAGAATAGTTTTCCAGGAGTTCCGCCAGCG CTATGAGATCCTTGCTGCTAACGCTATCCCCAAAGGTTTCATGGATGGCAAACAGGCCTGTTGCCTCATG ATCAAGCATCTAGACTTGGACCCCAACCTGTACAGGATCGGACAGAGCAAGGTGTTCTTTCGCACAGGAGTGCTGGCCCAgctggaggaggaaagagaTCTGAAGATCACAGTGGTCATCATTGCTTTCCAGGCCCAGGCTAGAGGCTTCTTGGCAAGAAA GGCATTTGCCAAGAGACAACAGCAACTGACAGCCATGAAAGTGATCCAGAGGAACTGTGCTGCCTACCTCAAACTAAGGAACTGGCAGTGGTGGAGGCTCTTCACAAAG GTCAAGCCTCTGCTGCAAGTGACCcgacaggaggaggagatgagtcTGAAGGATGAAGAGCTGACGAAGGCCAAAGAAGTGGCTCTAAAGGTTGAATCTGAACTGAAGGAGATCACCTTAAAACACACATCG GTCTTGGAGGAGAGGAACGCGCTGCAGGAGCAGCTTCAAGCAGAGACAGAGCTGTATGCCGAGGCTGAGGAGATGAGAGTTCGTCTTGCAGCTAAGAAACAGGAGTTGGAGGAGATTCTCCATGAGATGGAGGCGAGGCTGGATGAAGAGGAAGATCGTGCTCAGACGCTGTTATTGGATAAGAAGAAAATGCAACAGCAAATGCAG GAATTGGAAGAACatctggaggaggaagaagatgcCCGTCAAAAGCTACAGCTGGAGAAGGTCACCTGTGAGGGGAAGGTCAAAAAGCTGGAGGATGACATCCTGGTGATGGAGGACCACAACAACAAGCTgctcaag GAGAGGAAGCTGATGGAGGAGCGGATTGCAGACTTCAGTACAAACCttgcagaggaagaagagaagtcAAAGAACCTCACCaagctgaaaaataaacatgagtCTATGATCTCTGAACTAGAAG TCCGCttgaaaaaggaagagaagggTCGACAGGAGCTTGATAAGGCCAAGCGTAAGTTGGAAGCAGAATCCAGTGACCTGCAAGAGCAGATAGCCGACCTGCAGGCCCAGATCGCTGACCTCAAAGCCCAGCTAgcaaagaaggaggaggagttacaGAACGCATTGGCAAG GTTAGAAGATGAGACAGCTCAGAAGAACAACGCTCTGAAGAAGATCAGAGAGCTGGAGGGACACATCTCTGACCTGCAGGAAGACCTGGACTCTGAGCGGGCGGCTAGGAACAAGGCGGAGAAGATCAAACGGGACCTTGGGGAGGAGTTAGAGGCTCTTAAGTCTGAGCTAGAGGATACTTTGGACACCACTGCCACACAGCAGGAACTAAG GGCCAAACGTGAGCAAGAGGTGAATCTGCTGAAGAGAGCCATCGAAGACGAGAACCGGACCCATGAAGCTCAGATACAGGAgatgagacagaaacacacccaGTCTACTGAGGAGCTCACAGAGCAGCTGGAGCAGTCCAAACGA GTGAAGTCAAATCTGGAAAAAGCTAAACAAGCTCTGGAGAAAGAGACATCAGAACTAACCATTGAGGTGCGCTCACTCGCTCAAGCCAAACAAGATGGAGAGCACAAGAGGAAGAAGTTGGAAGGTCAGATGGCAGATCTGCAGTCACGCTTCAATGACAGCGAGAAGCAAAAGGCCGAGCTGGGAGAGCGCTGCAATAAAGTCACT ATTGAATTGGAGAGTGTGACAAACCTTTTGAATGAAGCAGAAGGAAAGAACATCAAACTGAGCAAAGATGTGTCCAGCCTTTCCTCCCAACTCCAAGACACACAG GAACTGCTGGCTGAAGAGACGCGTCAGAAACTGCAGTTCTCTGCAAAGCTGCGGCAAGCCGAAGATGACAAGAATAGCTTGCAGGAGCAGCTTGAAGAGGAGACGGAGGCCAAGAGGAACGTGGAGAGACATGTGTCCACCCTTAACATTCAG TTGTCAGACTCTAAGAAGAAGCTGGAGGAAATGTCTGGAAACATTGAGCTGCTGGAGGAAGGCAAGAAACGTCTGCAGAGAGATCTGGAGGCAGCAAACGGCCAGTTTGAGGAGAAGGCCTCAGCGTACGACAAGTTAGAGAAGACCAAAAACCGTCTGCAGCAGGAGCTAGAGGACACGCTGATGGACCTGGACAGCCAGAGACAGATTGTGTCAAACCtggagaagaagcagaagaagttTGACCAG ATGCTAGCTGAGGAGAAGAGTATCTCCAGTAAATACGCAGATGAGAGAGACCGAGCTGAAGCCGAGGCCAGAGAGAAGGAGACCAAGGCTTTGTCCCTGGCCAGAGCTCTAGATGAGGCCCAGGACTCCAGAGAGGAGCTGGAAAGAGCTAACAAGGCTCtcaggatggagatggaggaCCTGATCAGCTCGAAGGATGATGTGGGGAAAAAT GTCCACGAGCTGGAGAAGTCCAAGCGAGGCCTGGAGGCCCaggtggaggagatgaagaCCCAGCTGGAGGAGCTAGAGGACGAGCTGCAGGCGGCTGAGGATGCTAAACTCCGTCTTGAAGTCAACATGCAGGCCCTGAAGGCCCAGTTTGAGAGGGACCTCCAGGGAAGAGATGAGatgggagaggagaagaagagacagCTTGTCAAGCAG GTTCGGGAGCTGGAGACTGAGTTGGAGGATGAACGGAAGCAAAAAGCCCTGGCAGCAGGAGCCAAGAAGAAGCTGGAGACAGACATTAAAGATCTGGAGGGACAGATGGAGACGGCCAGTAAGGGACGAGATGAGGCCATCAAACAACTCCGCAAGCTTCAG GCCCAGATGAAGGACTTCCAGAGGGAGTTGGAAGACGCACACGCTGCCAGAGAGGAGGTTCTGGCTACCGCAAAGGAGAGTGAAAAGAAGTCCAAGAGTCTGGAGGCTGAGCTCATGCAGCTACAGGAG GATATGGCTGCAGCTGAGAGGGCACGTAAGCAGGCAGAGGCTGAGAGAGATGAGCTGTCTGATGAGCTGGCCAGCAACTCCTCTGGAAA GTCAGCCTTGGCGGAGGAGAAACGTCGCCTGGAAGCTAAGATCTCACAGctagaggaggagctggaggaagaaCAGGGCAACATGGAGATCATCAATGACCGACTGAGGAAGAGTACACAGCAG GTGGATCAGCTGAACAACGAGCTGCAGACAGAGCGCACCACCTCCCAGAAGAATGAGAGCGCTCGGCAGCAGATGGAACGCCAGAACAAGGAGCTGAAGGCCAAGCTCCAAGAAATGGAGAACCAGGTCAAGTCCAAATTCAAGTCTTCCATCTCTGGCTTGGAGGCTAAAGTAGcacagctggaggagcagctggagcaggagagcAG AGAGAAGCAGGCGGCTGCAAAGAGTATGCGACAGAAAGACAAGAAGCTGAAGGACCTGATAATGCAGGTGGAAGACGAAAGGAAGCAGGGAGAGCAGTACAAGGACCAG GCGGAGAAGGCGAATGTCCGCATGAAGCAGCTGAAGAGGCAGCTGGAGGAGTCAGAAGAGGAGTCTCAGCGTGCTACAGCCGCCCGCAGGAAGCTGCAGCGGGAGCTGGATGAAGCCACTGAGACAAACGACACCATGAGCCGTGAGGTCACCTCTCTTAAGAGCAAACTCAG GCGTGGAAATGAGCCCTCCTTTGGCAGCACACCTCGGCGTATCGGCGGAGGCCGAAGGGTGGTTGAGGATGCctcagaggaggagactgaCTCCCAAATCGACTTCAATGGAACaaaggctgctgagtaa